A region from the Triticum urartu cultivar G1812 chromosome 1, Tu2.1, whole genome shotgun sequence genome encodes:
- the LOC125542024 gene encoding flavonoid O-methyltransferase-like protein Os11g0303600: MDQTTAMPMVGTSKAELLQADAELFCHTFAYLKSMALNSVVKLGIPDVLHRCGGAASLPELLSSVPLHPSKRPYLGRLMKMLAAAGIFTAEDIPAGGDGAPTTVYHLNTVSRLLVDDAGANRSSCMSPCVLLGTTNLFVSASLRLHQWLLTEEEGATTGSPFMMAHGGSLYGVGSRDPEFNALFNGAMGATSEFVAALAVRECSEVFAGITSLVDVAGGNGTTARTIAEAFPRVKCSVLDLPQVIQGISPDGTVELVAGDMMEFVPPADAVLLKYVLHNWSDEDCVKILRRCRQAISHGAKAGKVIIIDTVVGSPSHQILEGQVTMDLSMMMLFNGKVREEHNWHKMFMEAGFSHYKIHNVLGMRSLIEVHP; this comes from the exons ATGGATCAGACCACAGCCATGCCCATGGTAGGCACCTCAAAAGCTGAGCTTCTGCAAGCCGATGCGGAGCTCTTTTGCCACACCTTTGCGTACCTCAAGTCGATGGCATTGAACAGTGTCGTGAAGCTTGGAATCCCCGATGTCCTCCACCGCTGCGGTGGCGCCGCCTCCTTGCCCGAGTTGCTCTCCTCCGTCCCCCTCCATCCAAGCAAACGCCCCTACCTGGGTCGCCTCATGAAGATGCTGGCTGCGGCTGGGATCTTCACGGCTGAGGATATTCCTGCCGGCGGCGATGGGGCACCAACCACGGTTTACCACCTCAACACGGTTTCTCGTCTCCTGGTGGACGACGCCGGCGCCAACCGCAGCTCATGCATGTCGCCGTGCGTGCTCCTGGGCACCACCAACTTATTTGTGTCGGCCTCCTTACGGCTGCACCAGTGGCTCCTGACCGAGGAGGAGGGAGCCACGACGGGTTCGCCGTTCATGATGGCGCATGGCGGGAGCTTGTATGGCGTCGGTAGCCGTGACCCAGAATTCAACGCGTTGTTTAATGGGGCAATGGGTGCCACCAGCGAGTTCGTCGCCGCCCTTGCTGTCCGTGAATGCAGCGAAGTGTTCGCCGGGATAACGTCGTTGGTCGACGTTGCTGGCGGGAACGGCACCACGGCGAGGACCATAGCCGAGGCTTTCCCACGTGTTAAGTGCTCGGTGTTGGACCTCCCACAGGTGATACAAGGAATCTCGCCGGATGGCACGGTTGAGCTTGTTGCTGGTGACATGATGGAGTTCGTGCCACCTGCTGATGCTGTTCTGCTTAAG TACGTGCTGCATAACTGGAGCGATGAGGACTGCGTGAAGATCCTCAGGCGATGTAGACAGGCCATTTCCCACGGAGCCAAAGCTGGCAAGGTGATAATCATTGATACCGTCGTTGGATCACCCTCACACCAAATACTTGAAGGCCAGGTCACCATGGATTTGTCCATGATGATGTTATTTAATGGTAAAGTAAGGGAGGAGCACAACTGGCACAAGATGTTCATGGAAGCCGGATTTAGTCACTACAAAATCCACAACGTCTTGGGAATGCGGTCCCTCATCGAAGTCCACCCGTAG